A window of the Falco rusticolus isolate bFalRus1 chromosome 1, bFalRus1.pri, whole genome shotgun sequence genome harbors these coding sequences:
- the LOC119146925 gene encoding uncharacterized protein LOC119146925 produces MMIVISLKLLLTMCFGCLATGHNNLTVIQTPTKVHLSVGDYTEIACIWEKSIERYRVSWYLVDKENITKTLSSKIFYVSNITRESKDVLMIKSANVNDTGFYYCQIIIEIPFCKKVYGNGTTVIVDEKVNQQNDSLKGDLATWAIIPFVVAVGSLYLCYKKKQRSKLSGSAQVPAPAARRQDARMLKVVEHQGRNECTNEAAEENSSCNSAEWAVSTLYESLDSFWQ; encoded by the exons ATGATGATCGTAATTTCACTGAAACTTCTTTTAACGATGTGTTTTGGCTGCTTAG CTACAGGTCACAATAATTTAACAGTCATCCAAACACCGACGAAAGTACATCTGTCAGTTGGAGACTACACTGAAATTGCCTGTATTTGGGAAAAATCAATTGAGAGGTATAGAGTAAGCTGGTATCTTGTTGACAAAGAGAACATCACCAAAACTCTATCATCAAAAATTTTCTATGTATCCAACATCACCCGTGAAAGCAAGGATGTGCTAATGATAAAATCTGCCAATGTGAATGACACTGGATTTTACTACTGTCAGATAATTATTGAAATACCTTTTTGTAAGAAAGTGTATGGAAATGGGACAACAGTGATTGTTGACGAGAAAG TCAATCAGCAAAACGACTCATTGAAAGGAGATTTGGCAACATGGGCCATCATTCCTTTTGTAGTAGCAGTGGGAAGCTTGTATCTTTGCTACAAAAAGAAACAGCGCTCAAAACTTTCTG GTTCTGCACAGGTTCCTGCGCCAGCGGCAAGGCGTCAGGACGCACGGATGCTCAAGGTTGTAGAACATCAAGGGAGAAATGAATGCACCAatgaagcagctgaggaaaactCATCATGTAATTCTGCTGAATGG